A genome region from Nicotiana tabacum cultivar K326 chromosome 13, ASM71507v2, whole genome shotgun sequence includes the following:
- the LOC107790100 gene encoding CASP-like protein PIMP1 has product MDQNQTSSTANMDENQRSAVAVGWWLVVSLLMRFLTFIFLLVSLIVLVTDSTVESVDIFGFPVKATDFYAYRYMISAITIGMAYTLLLVVLTIFHTISASPIGGKRVAYFEFYSDKVISYLLATGAAAGLGFSVEYNRNLGIDFFNVANAAASLLLLGSFFSALSSVLSSLNLPKRS; this is encoded by the exons ATGGATCAAAACCAAACATCATCAACGGCAAACATGGACGAAAACCAAAGATCAGCAGTGGCTGTTGGCTGGTGGCTAGTGGTATCTCTGTTGATGAGGTTCCTTACATTCATTTTCTTGTTAGTATCATTGATTGTCCTTGTTACTGATAGTACTGTTGAATCAGTTGATATCTTTGGTTTTCCAGTCAAGGCCACTGATTTCTATGCTTATCG TTACATGATATCTGCAATTACGATAGGAATGGCCTACACACTGCTATTAGTTGTATTAACAATCTTCCACACCATCTCTGCAAGTCCCATTGGCGGTAAACGCGTtgcttattttgaattttatagtgaTAAG GTTATTTCGTACCTATTGGCAACTGGTGCAGCTGCTGGATTAGGATTCAGTGTGGAATATAACAGAAATCTGGGCATAGATTTTTTCAACGTAGCAAATGCTGCTGCTAGCTTGCTTCTTCTTGGATCTTTTTTCTCTGCTTTATCCTCTGTCCTTTCTTCTCTTAATCTTCCAAAAAGATCTTAA
- the LOC142168388 gene encoding RING-H2 finger protein ATL70-like, with translation MNSTIGEASEGPDQFNEKAFENYGYGIGFSLLILVILILITYSSYLYIGKRSTNNSSSHIGNSNTTTNILENHLIFIQQGIDEDTLKSYPKLLYSQAKAHKKDLVSSSGCSICLADYKDNDKLKLLPDCHHIFHVKCIDPWLRLHPTCPNCRSSPFPSPLPTPLAEVVPLATRQS, from the coding sequence ATGAACAGCACTATAGGGGAAGCAAGTGAAGGTCCAGATCAATTTAATGAAAAAGCCTTTGAAAATTATGGCTATGGTATTGGATTCTCCCTATTAATTCTTGTAATTCTTATACTCATCACCTATTCTTCTTACTTATATATTGGAAAAAGATCAACCAATAATTCCTCTTCCCATATTGGAAATTCTAACACCACCACCAATATATTGGAAAACCATTTGATTTTCATTCAACAAGGTATTGATGAAGATACCTTAAAAAGCTATCCAAAGTTACTTTATTCACAAGCCAAAGCTcataaaaaggacttagtttCTTCTTCAGGTTGTTCAATTTGTTTGGCAGATTATAAAGATAATGATAAGCTTAAGTTATTGCCTGATTGTCACCATATTTTTCATGTCAAGTGTATTGACCCTTGGTTAAGGCTTCACCCAACTTGTCCAAATTGTAGAAGTTCTCCTTTTCCATCTCCTTTGCCTACTCCTTTGGCTGAAGTGGTTCCATTGGCAACAAGGCAAAGCTGA